Proteins encoded in a region of the Zunongwangia endophytica genome:
- a CDS encoding endonuclease/exonuclease/phosphatase family protein, protein MKKLSRFDKLIFFLNSLLAIGLIVAYFLPYIPPKSYPLISVLTLGVPILILANLAFFLYWLIRMKRQMLLSLIIMIVGFGFASKFYQWPFKDHNPTGDYSIMNYNVRMFNRSKWTDEEEIPEKINALIDEKDPDILTVEEYYKNEYLEAKYPYKFIRYRSDNSSFGQAIFSKFPLLSKESIDFNVDNFTGENNNAIFSDVVIGKDTVRLYNIHFQSLKVTEDIQDVNNLKHKQESKKVVKNISSGFVRQQRQAERVEESFKDVKYPIIISGDFNNTAFSHTYSHVRNGQFQDAYVKKGGGFSSTYNLNYFPLRIDFHLLDTIFEIDSYERFKVPYSDHYPILTTFSIKK, encoded by the coding sequence ATGAAGAAATTATCACGGTTTGATAAGCTTATTTTTTTTCTGAATTCTTTATTAGCTATAGGTCTTATTGTAGCTTATTTTTTACCCTATATTCCACCTAAAAGTTATCCCTTAATTTCAGTTTTAACACTTGGTGTTCCTATTCTCATTTTAGCCAATTTAGCTTTCTTTTTATATTGGCTAATTAGGATGAAAAGGCAAATGCTTCTTTCTCTAATTATTATGATAGTGGGCTTTGGTTTTGCTTCCAAGTTTTACCAATGGCCTTTTAAGGACCACAATCCCACGGGTGATTATTCTATAATGAATTACAATGTGCGCATGTTCAACAGATCAAAATGGACAGATGAAGAAGAAATTCCTGAAAAAATAAACGCTCTTATAGATGAAAAGGATCCCGATATTTTAACTGTTGAAGAGTACTATAAAAATGAATATTTAGAAGCAAAATATCCTTATAAATTTATAAGGTACCGTTCTGATAATTCTTCATTCGGTCAGGCTATATTTTCTAAATTTCCTTTACTTTCCAAAGAATCAATAGATTTTAATGTTGATAATTTCACGGGCGAAAATAATAATGCTATATTTTCTGATGTTGTAATTGGTAAAGATACTGTAAGACTTTACAATATTCATTTTCAGAGTTTAAAGGTAACTGAAGATATTCAGGATGTTAATAATTTAAAGCATAAACAAGAGTCTAAGAAGGTAGTCAAAAACATTTCTAGCGGTTTTGTTCGTCAGCAGCGGCAGGCAGAGAGAGTAGAAGAATCCTTTAAAGATGTGAAGTATCCTATAATAATTAGCGGTGATTTTAATAATACTGCCTTTTCACATACTTATAGCCATGTAAGGAATGGCCAATTTCAGGATGCTTATGTTAAAAAGGGAGGTGGTTTTAGTAGTACTTATAACTTAAACTATTTTCCTTTAAGAATTGATTTTCACCTTCTGGATACCATTTTTGAAATTGATTCTTATGAGAGATTCAAGGTTCCTTATTCAGATCATTATCCAATATTAACCACTTTTTCAATCAAAAAGTAA
- a CDS encoding rhomboid family intramembrane serine protease → MGRISESVKVILIANILFFIGSQIIGEKAYELFALWFPENQNFHFWQIITHMFMHGGISHIFFNMFGLYIFGSFLEQSIGQNRFLFLYFSAGLGAAGLQILFAYLDFNSAYNALIENGASVAQINDLLNQFDGQAYGMMYNGGNALVNDLASSFMVPMVGASGAIFGVMAAFAVIFPNLPLYIMFIPVPIKAKYLIGGYFLLNVYSAVTGQTLFGPSNTAYWAHIGGAIIGFITMWYWKKNQFNQNRWN, encoded by the coding sequence ATGGGAAGAATTTCAGAATCTGTAAAAGTAATCTTAATCGCTAATATTTTATTTTTTATAGGTAGCCAGATTATTGGCGAAAAAGCTTATGAATTATTTGCGCTATGGTTTCCTGAAAATCAAAACTTTCATTTTTGGCAGATCATAACCCACATGTTTATGCATGGGGGGATTTCGCACATATTTTTTAATATGTTCGGGCTTTATATCTTCGGAAGTTTTTTAGAACAGAGTATTGGTCAAAATCGCTTTTTATTCCTGTATTTTTCAGCAGGATTGGGCGCCGCCGGACTTCAAATTCTTTTTGCTTACCTCGATTTTAATTCGGCTTATAATGCGCTTATTGAGAATGGAGCTAGCGTAGCTCAAATTAACGATCTACTCAATCAATTCGATGGGCAAGCTTATGGCATGATGTATAATGGAGGGAATGCCCTGGTAAATGATCTGGCGAGTTCTTTTATGGTTCCTATGGTTGGAGCATCGGGAGCAATTTTTGGTGTCATGGCAGCTTTTGCTGTCATCTTCCCTAATTTGCCACTATACATTATGTTTATTCCAGTTCCTATAAAGGCAAAATACTTAATTGGAGGATACTTTCTTTTAAATGTTTACTCAGCAGTTACTGGTCAGACATTGTTTGGTCCTTCCAACACGGCCTATTGGGCTCACATTGGTGGTGCAATCATTGGATTTATTACGATGTGGTATTGGAAGAAGAATCAATTTAATCAAAACAGGTGGAACTAA
- a CDS encoding ParA family protein has translation MGKIIAIANQKGGVGKTTTSVNLAASLGVLEKKVLLIDADPQANATSGLGIDVEEVELGTYQLLEHSIAAEKAIMQTSSPNLDLIPAHIDLVAIEIELVDQENRESMLKKVLTPLKEMYDYILIDCAPSLGLLTLNALTASDSVIIPIQCEYFALEGLGKLLNTIKSVQKIHNNKLDIEGLLLTMYDSRLRLSNQVVEEVQKHFNEMVFETIIQRNVRLSEAPSYGESIINYDASSKGATNYLSLAHEIIKKNS, from the coding sequence ATGGGTAAAATCATCGCTATTGCCAATCAAAAAGGCGGAGTAGGTAAAACAACAACTTCGGTTAATCTTGCTGCTTCCCTTGGTGTTTTAGAAAAAAAGGTGTTACTAATAGATGCCGACCCTCAGGCTAATGCCACCTCTGGACTTGGCATAGACGTTGAAGAGGTTGAACTGGGCACCTATCAGCTACTGGAGCATTCTATAGCTGCTGAAAAAGCGATTATGCAAACCAGTTCTCCAAATCTGGATTTAATTCCTGCGCATATAGATTTAGTAGCTATTGAGATTGAGTTGGTAGATCAAGAAAATAGAGAATCTATGCTTAAAAAGGTTCTTACTCCGCTTAAAGAGATGTACGACTATATTTTAATAGACTGTGCTCCTTCACTTGGGCTTTTAACTTTAAATGCTTTAACGGCATCAGATTCGGTTATCATTCCTATACAATGCGAATATTTTGCCTTGGAAGGTTTAGGGAAATTACTGAATACGATAAAAAGCGTTCAGAAAATTCACAATAACAAACTGGATATAGAAGGACTTTTACTAACCATGTACGATAGCCGACTTCGATTATCTAACCAGGTGGTAGAGGAAGTTCAAAAACATTTTAATGAAATGGTTTTTGAAACAATCATTCAGCGAAACGTGCGTTTAAGTGAAGCACCTAGTTACGGCGAAAGCATAATAAATTACGATGCATCTAGTAAAGGGGCTACAAATTACTTAAGTTTGGCGCACGAAATTATCAAGAAAAATAGTTAG
- the dapB gene encoding 4-hydroxy-tetrahydrodipicolinate reductase, which produces MKIALLGYGRMGKAIESIALDRGHEIVVKIDEDIESYSLNKMEIDVAIDFSIPDAAYKNITSCFKAGIPVISGTTGWLDNYDKAVEICNENKTGFIYASNFSLGVNIFFELNKKLAALMKNLDEYDVKIEEIHHTKKLDAPSGTAISLADQIIETNDRKKGWDLESAKENEIPILAKRIDDIPGTHIVSYSSKIDDIEIIHTAHSREGFAKGAVIAAEWIKDKEGEHSMKDVLSSLLE; this is translated from the coding sequence ATGAAAATAGCACTATTAGGATACGGAAGAATGGGAAAAGCAATTGAAAGTATTGCTTTAGATCGCGGACATGAAATCGTAGTGAAAATCGATGAGGATATAGAAAGTTATAGTCTAAATAAAATGGAGATCGATGTGGCTATCGATTTTAGCATTCCAGATGCAGCTTATAAAAATATTACCAGTTGTTTTAAAGCAGGAATTCCTGTGATATCGGGAACAACGGGTTGGTTAGATAACTACGACAAGGCTGTTGAAATTTGTAATGAGAATAAGACGGGTTTTATTTACGCGAGTAATTTTTCTTTAGGAGTAAATATTTTCTTCGAATTGAATAAAAAATTGGCTGCTCTAATGAAGAATTTGGATGAATACGATGTGAAAATCGAAGAAATTCATCATACCAAAAAATTAGATGCGCCAAGCGGAACCGCTATAAGTTTAGCCGATCAGATTATTGAAACCAATGACAGAAAAAAAGGCTGGGATTTGGAATCTGCTAAAGAAAACGAAATTCCTATTCTTGCTAAACGCATAGACGACATCCCGGGAACTCATATCGTTAGCTATTCTTCTAAAATTGATGATATTGAAATTATCCATACAGCGCATTCTCGCGAAGGCTTTGCTAAAGGTGCAGTTATTGCTGCTGAGTGGATTAAGGATAAAGAAGGTGAACATAGTATGAAAGATGTCCTTTCATCGCTATTAGAATAA
- a CDS encoding DUF5683 domain-containing protein, translating into MKSKQLFPIIFLLLFTVQLIAQQDSLSVDNSRPIQPISESKDFEKEKDYKPYNALAPAKAAFYSAILPGLGQIYNGRIWKVPIVYAAIGIPVYLYIDNNKQYDRYRTAYKQRLAGKEDEFAGNISDEGLRNAQELYQRNKELSLLFAVGLYALNIIDANVDAHLQQFNVNEDLSFKPNYKLDEFTGKSNYGFSLNYKF; encoded by the coding sequence GTGAAGAGTAAGCAGCTATTTCCAATAATTTTCCTGCTTCTGTTCACAGTTCAACTAATTGCTCAGCAGGATTCACTTTCCGTAGATAATTCAAGACCTATACAACCTATTTCAGAATCTAAAGATTTTGAAAAAGAAAAGGATTATAAACCATACAATGCCTTAGCTCCTGCAAAAGCAGCATTTTATTCAGCAATATTGCCTGGATTGGGCCAAATTTATAACGGTAGAATTTGGAAAGTGCCTATAGTCTATGCTGCAATAGGAATACCAGTCTATTTATATATAGATAACAACAAACAGTACGATCGTTATCGTACGGCTTACAAACAACGTTTAGCGGGAAAGGAAGATGAATTTGCTGGAAATATTTCCGATGAGGGTTTACGTAATGCACAGGAACTTTATCAAAGAAATAAAGAACTCTCCTTATTATTTGCTGTAGGCTTATATGCACTTAATATCATTGACGCCAATGTAGATGCCCACTTACAGCAATTTAATGTAAATGAGGACTTAAGTTTTAAACCGAATTATAAACTCGACGAATTCACCGGAAAGTCTAATTATGGTTTTTCTTTGAATTATAAATTTTAA
- a CDS encoding WbqC family protein, whose amino-acid sequence MSTVLIHPAYFGPVSQYAVISQYDKIVFENEDNYQKQTHRNRMYIYDANGKLLLNIPIKHKSTLTERNSDGHQRYKDVLIDNSFEWQKQHWRALKASYQTSPFFEFYEDELIPLYENQYEYLMEFNYECQNFVFDALGIEPDITKTEEYFRHPKEMHNGRHLIAAKNNFNFDSERYAQVFEPKHGFINNLSILDLIFNLGPQSLEFLENQKLPDFTF is encoded by the coding sequence ATGAGTACTGTACTAATACATCCGGCCTATTTTGGGCCGGTTTCTCAATATGCTGTCATTTCACAATACGATAAAATTGTTTTTGAAAACGAAGATAATTATCAAAAACAAACTCATCGTAATCGAATGTACATCTACGATGCCAACGGGAAATTATTGCTAAATATTCCTATAAAACATAAATCGACGTTAACCGAAAGAAATTCTGATGGCCATCAACGATATAAAGATGTCTTAATTGACAATTCATTTGAATGGCAAAAGCAACATTGGCGAGCTCTTAAAGCCTCTTACCAAACCTCCCCTTTCTTTGAATTCTATGAAGATGAATTAATTCCTTTATACGAGAATCAGTATGAGTATTTAATGGAGTTCAATTATGAATGTCAGAATTTTGTTTTTGACGCTTTAGGGATTGAACCCGACATCACCAAAACCGAAGAATACTTTAGGCACCCAAAAGAAATGCATAATGGCCGACATCTAATCGCAGCAAAGAATAATTTTAATTTTGACTCAGAGCGCTACGCCCAGGTATTTGAACCTAAGCATGGTTTTATAAACAATCTTAGTATACTAGACTTAATTTTCAATCTTGGTCCGCAAAGCTTAGAATTTCTAGAAAATCAAAAGTTACCGGATTTTACTTTTTGA
- a CDS encoding ParB/RepB/Spo0J family partition protein, whose amino-acid sequence MAKATKKQALGRGLSALLKDPQNDIKSAEDKNADKLVGHIVELELSSIEVNPFQPRTSFNEDALRELGSSIKELGVIQPITVRKLEFDKYQLVSGERRYRASKLIGLETIPAYIRIANDQESLEMALVENIQRQDLDPIEIALSYQRLIDEISLTQEQLSDRVGKNRSTVANYLRLLKLDPIIQTGMRDGFLGMGHGRALINLDDQQKQLDIYEKIIQKSLSVRDTEKLVKEAKNGPQAKPTAKTAVPVVYKRSIKEFTDYLGTKVDVKVQKNGKGKLTIPFSSEEEFNRIKKLIQGEE is encoded by the coding sequence ATGGCGAAGGCTACAAAAAAGCAGGCACTTGGTAGAGGTCTTTCTGCATTGTTGAAAGATCCGCAAAATGATATAAAATCAGCTGAAGATAAAAATGCCGATAAATTAGTGGGGCATATCGTTGAGTTGGAATTATCTTCTATTGAAGTAAATCCATTTCAGCCAAGAACCAGTTTTAACGAAGATGCCTTACGTGAATTAGGAAGTTCTATAAAAGAACTTGGCGTAATCCAACCAATTACCGTAAGAAAGCTAGAATTCGATAAATATCAGCTTGTTTCTGGTGAGCGCCGTTATCGTGCCTCAAAATTAATAGGCCTGGAAACTATCCCGGCTTATATTAGAATTGCAAACGATCAGGAAAGTCTGGAAATGGCTTTGGTCGAAAATATCCAACGCCAGGATTTAGACCCTATTGAAATTGCGCTTTCTTACCAACGCTTAATAGATGAGATTAGCCTTACGCAAGAACAATTAAGTGATCGCGTAGGCAAAAACCGATCTACTGTAGCCAATTACTTAAGATTATTAAAATTAGATCCTATTATCCAGACGGGTATGCGTGATGGTTTCTTAGGGATGGGGCACGGTCGTGCTTTGATCAATTTGGACGATCAGCAAAAACAACTGGATATTTACGAAAAAATTATTCAGAAATCTCTATCGGTAAGAGATACAGAAAAATTAGTGAAAGAAGCCAAAAATGGTCCTCAGGCAAAACCTACTGCCAAGACTGCGGTTCCCGTAGTTTATAAAAGGAGCATCAAAGAATTTACGGATTATTTGGGTACTAAAGTAGATGTAAAGGTTCAGAAAAACGGAAAAGGTAAACTTACCATTCCTTTTTCTTCGGAAGAAGAATTTAACCGAATTAAAAAATTAATCCAAGGTGAAGAGTAA
- a CDS encoding rhomboid family intramembrane serine protease: MKTSDKIRYKINTATVTEKLIAANVIAFLLFGLLNTIFTLFNIPGFKSFYNWFVLPSDPAEFILKPWTIITYSFLHGGIWHLLSNMLILYFSGMYFLNFFSPKRLLNYYFLGVLVGALVFMLSYNLFPAFAGGKSYLVGASAGVMAVLIGVATQAPNMYIRLMIIGNIKFWWLAAFLVALDVIQIPMGNAGGHLAHLGGAGLGYLYTTQLHKGNDIGAWWESTMDGIASIFKKNEKKARMKTVHKSSNKKGSTTSNSSKRKSNGMSKSEKQQEIDAILDKISKSGYESLTKAEKDFLFQAGKDD; the protein is encoded by the coding sequence ATGAAAACATCTGATAAGATAAGGTATAAAATAAACACGGCGACGGTCACTGAAAAGCTTATTGCTGCAAATGTGATTGCATTTCTGTTATTTGGATTATTAAATACGATCTTCACATTATTTAATATTCCTGGCTTCAAATCATTTTATAATTGGTTTGTATTACCTTCAGATCCGGCAGAGTTTATTCTTAAGCCATGGACTATTATTACTTATTCCTTTCTGCATGGTGGTATTTGGCATTTGTTATCTAATATGCTGATATTGTATTTTTCAGGAATGTATTTTTTAAACTTTTTTAGCCCTAAAAGATTACTGAATTATTATTTCTTAGGAGTACTTGTTGGCGCTTTAGTTTTTATGCTGAGCTATAATCTGTTTCCCGCTTTTGCAGGCGGTAAATCTTACCTCGTTGGTGCCTCTGCCGGAGTTATGGCAGTTTTGATAGGAGTGGCAACTCAGGCGCCCAATATGTACATTAGATTGATGATCATTGGGAATATTAAATTCTGGTGGTTAGCAGCCTTTCTTGTTGCACTGGATGTAATTCAAATTCCTATGGGAAATGCAGGTGGTCATTTAGCACACCTGGGAGGCGCAGGATTGGGCTATTTATATACAACCCAATTGCATAAAGGAAATGATATTGGCGCATGGTGGGAAAGTACTATGGATGGAATAGCGAGCATATTTAAAAAGAATGAGAAGAAAGCTCGAATGAAGACTGTTCATAAAAGCTCCAATAAAAAAGGATCGACAACATCAAACTCTTCTAAGCGAAAATCAAATGGTATGTCCAAGTCTGAAAAGCAACAAGAAATTGATGCTATTTTGGACAAGATAAGTAAAAGTGGATACGAAAGTTTAACAAAAGCCGAAAAAGACTTTCTCTTTCAGGCCGGCAAAGATGATTAA
- a CDS encoding SDR family oxidoreductase: MNYTNKMLRDNALKGKTIVITGGGSGLGKSMTNYFLELGANVAISSRNLEKLQSTAEELEKETGGKCLPVQCDVRNYEEVEQMLKQVLDEFGEVDILLNNAAGNFISPTERLSANAFDTIIDIVLKGSKNCTLAFGKHWIDKKVENKSILNIVTTYAWTGSAYVVPSATAKAGVLAMTRSLAVEWAKYGIRNNAIAPGPFPTKGAWDRLLPGDLKDKFDLAKKVPLKRVGDHQELANLAAYLVSDFAAYVNGEVITIDGGEWLKGAGQFNLLEAIPEEMWDQLEMMIKNKKRG; this comes from the coding sequence ATGAACTACACTAATAAGATGTTGCGTGATAACGCCCTGAAAGGCAAAACTATAGTAATTACCGGTGGTGGTAGTGGTCTTGGCAAATCTATGACTAATTATTTCTTAGAATTAGGAGCTAATGTGGCTATTTCTTCCAGAAACTTAGAAAAACTACAGTCTACAGCTGAAGAACTAGAAAAAGAAACAGGAGGAAAATGCTTACCTGTACAATGTGATGTTAGAAATTACGAAGAAGTAGAACAAATGCTAAAGCAAGTGCTCGATGAGTTTGGCGAAGTAGATATTTTACTGAATAATGCTGCAGGCAATTTTATTTCTCCTACAGAGCGCTTAAGTGCCAATGCATTTGATACGATTATCGATATTGTTTTAAAAGGAAGTAAAAACTGTACACTAGCTTTTGGTAAACATTGGATTGATAAAAAAGTTGAAAATAAATCGATCTTGAATATTGTGACCACATACGCATGGACGGGTTCAGCTTATGTAGTGCCTAGTGCCACTGCTAAAGCCGGAGTTTTAGCAATGACGCGATCCTTGGCTGTAGAATGGGCTAAATACGGTATTCGAAATAACGCCATTGCACCGGGACCGTTTCCCACAAAAGGGGCATGGGACAGACTTTTACCGGGTGACTTAAAAGACAAATTTGATCTTGCTAAAAAAGTGCCTTTAAAACGTGTAGGTGATCACCAGGAATTAGCAAATCTAGCTGCCTATTTAGTTTCAGATTTTGCAGCTTATGTAAACGGAGAAGTTATCACCATTGATGGTGGCGAATGGTTGAAAGGAGCTGGACAGTTTAATCTGCTAGAAGCCATACCAGAAGAAATGTGGGATCAGCTCGAAATGATGATTAAAAATAAGAAAAGGGGTTAA
- the lepB gene encoding signal peptidase I, giving the protein MTFTEWFIFFLVVQVIHFAGIWKLYQKAGRQAWEALIPVYNAVILMKIINRPWWWVILLFIPIVNLIMFPVIWVETLRSFGKKSFADTWLAILTLGFYIYYVNYTQDVTYIQDRDLKPRTTVGEWVSSILFAVVAATIVHGYFMQPFTIPTSSLEKTLLVGDYLFVSKFHYGARIPQTPIAFPMVHDTIPVLGVKSYATEPQVPYLRLPGFEDVKKNDIVVFNWPVDTVNAFQQYGDGKYYYKPIDKKSNYVKRCVAVAGDSLEIIEGKVFINGEQLQLSERAKPQYSYTGTTDGQQLTPQYMYKMYDVTDGFGFNPNTNEFGISALSEESAERLRNNPFVKTLERRVYPEDQKSASLFPNDEKRRYNLDYFGPIYIPEEGKTVEITPESLPFYRRIIEVYEGTEMGNINTITQNGTQILLNGQPFNSYTFKQDYYWMMGDNRHNSEDSRSWGYVPYNHVVGKPVFIWFSKDKYASGFLDGIRWDRMFTTVKGNGTPVSYLPYFLILVVILVAFNYFKKRRNSDS; this is encoded by the coding sequence ATGACATTTACAGAGTGGTTTATTTTCTTTCTGGTTGTACAGGTAATACATTTTGCCGGAATCTGGAAGTTGTACCAAAAGGCAGGAAGGCAAGCCTGGGAAGCATTAATACCAGTTTATAATGCCGTAATTCTCATGAAAATAATCAACCGACCTTGGTGGTGGGTGATTTTGCTTTTTATTCCTATTGTAAATCTTATCATGTTCCCGGTTATTTGGGTCGAAACATTAAGAAGCTTCGGGAAAAAAAGCTTTGCAGATACTTGGTTAGCAATTCTTACACTTGGATTCTATATTTATTATGTAAATTATACTCAAGATGTAACTTATATTCAGGATAGAGATTTAAAGCCGCGTACAACAGTGGGAGAATGGGTAAGTTCAATCTTGTTTGCTGTAGTAGCCGCCACTATTGTGCATGGTTATTTTATGCAACCTTTTACAATTCCTACCTCTTCTTTAGAAAAAACATTGTTAGTTGGTGATTATCTATTTGTAAGTAAGTTTCATTATGGGGCGAGAATACCACAAACGCCTATCGCGTTTCCTATGGTTCATGATACCATACCAGTCTTAGGCGTAAAATCTTATGCAACAGAACCACAGGTTCCTTACTTAAGATTACCAGGATTCGAAGACGTTAAGAAAAATGATATTGTAGTTTTCAACTGGCCTGTAGATACAGTAAATGCTTTTCAGCAATATGGTGATGGCAAATATTACTATAAGCCAATAGATAAGAAATCAAATTATGTAAAGCGTTGCGTTGCAGTGGCTGGTGATTCGTTAGAAATAATTGAAGGTAAAGTCTTTATAAACGGAGAACAACTTCAGCTTTCAGAAAGAGCGAAACCTCAATATTCTTATACTGGAACAACGGATGGACAGCAGTTGACTCCACAGTACATGTATAAAATGTACGATGTAACTGACGGTTTTGGATTCAATCCAAATACAAACGAGTTTGGAATATCTGCTTTGTCTGAAGAATCAGCAGAGCGATTGAGAAACAACCCTTTCGTAAAAACGCTGGAAAGACGTGTTTATCCCGAAGATCAGAAATCGGCTAGTCTTTTTCCAAACGATGAGAAAAGAAGGTATAATCTAGACTATTTTGGTCCAATTTATATTCCTGAAGAAGGCAAAACTGTAGAAATCACTCCAGAATCTTTACCGTTTTACCGAAGAATCATTGAAGTTTACGAAGGAACTGAAATGGGTAATATAAATACTATTACCCAAAACGGAACTCAAATTCTACTAAACGGGCAGCCTTTTAATTCCTATACCTTCAAACAAGATTATTATTGGATGATGGGTGACAACCGTCACAACAGTGAAGATAGCCGTAGTTGGGGTTATGTTCCTTATAATCACGTAGTAGGTAAACCAGTGTTTATTTGGTTTAGTAAAGATAAATATGCTTCTGGATTTCTAGATGGAATACGATGGGATCGCATGTTTACCACGGTTAAAGGCAATGGTACTCCAGTTTCTTACTTACCTTATTTCTTGATTTTAGTAGTAATACTAGTTGCTTTTAATTACTTTAAAAAACGTAGAAACTCAGATTCTTAA